The genomic DNA TGTTATGTTTGAGTAACAGGTTGTGGATTTCAAAAACCCCACGGCAGCAAAAaatcaaagtttgaaccagaaattCAAGTCCCAGTATTCCGAGAGGGGGAGTATGTGAAAGAGGGAGTCTAGATTCTGGAACAACAATCGAAGGGGAGACTGAAGATGAAGCTAGGTCAAAATTCTGAACCTATGAAGAGAGAGTTTTTACAATGAGAAGACAAAGTTGGAAAGAAACAAAGACTgtagactcgacgccgaagacttcgtcaacatccaagggggagtctgttggtgcactgaatgtctgtttactacgtcttaatcgagtcttaggtctaaaTAGGATTGAACAGTGCACGGAAATCAAGATTAGGTTTTTagcatgtgattccgcttgaaaatgggCATGtccacttcaagcgaaatcagacaatCATGTAATTCCGCTCGATTTGAACTTAGGGATTCCGCTCGAAACATATCTAGCGATTCCGCTTGAATcactaggagcgaaatcaaggttccgcttgaaccatttcgagcggaatcagctgtcctataaataggtgttaggttcatttcatttgtaacattggAGCGGAATtaagagtcgaggtgctgccggatttttgccAGAAATCATTGTAAAAGACTCggaaatcagtaatagaaagagatTAAAAGGATACAAGTTGTTTGACTTTGTttactttgtttccgcctctgtaaacgaagatgaactgcctttactgactgtttagggtcacgaaCACGGTCCATCACAAAGTTCATTTCTAAAAGATAAATTTTGACGACTGTATATGTTAACTGttaacatataacattacatttATACAGTCTGTGTAAAAAGCTAGTTAGAATTTAATGGCCATCTTACGAATAACATAATTTTGGCTTGTTGAAGATAAACTCACATGGCTTGGACAGTTTGGTTTGTTCTACTAAAAAAAGAGAGGATCGGAGATGAGAAACGGGCCCAAAGCCTAAACATAAGCCCAAGTCATACGGGTCTGAGAAACATCAGGTAAGTTAAAAAAAACggttaaatgaaaaaaaaaaaagaacggTTGTAGTTGGGTCAAGAGTCAAGACTGGCCCACAAGATCTACAAACACTTGACGAAAACATGTTAAAGCCTGGGCCAGACCAGATCATGCTAAAAAACTCTGGGCTAAAATGAGACTAAAAAAGCCCGGACCAAAGATCAGTATAGTAAGCGAAGCTTCTTAGCCTCTTAGGACTTTACGAGCAATATAACcgaatttcataaaaaaaataccAAATGAATAATTAGTATATACGATGGATAAATTCAGTAAAAGTCATACAAATAATAAGAAACCAGATTTTTTAAATCTGATCCGAAATATCGGCTAGAATCGGATGCAAGAAGATCCGAAAGATATCCGGtgattgaaaaattttaaaagtCGATCCGGCAGATCTTGCCGAGTGCCGACCTTTAAATCGGTTTGGATCGGTATATAACTGCCATTTTCATGCCCGTGGTTTGTTAAAAAGTGTCAAATCagtctaattttttttttctgcttGTTTCGTCCGTGACATATCTGAAACATGACACTTCAGTTCAAATCTAACCCCATTAAAAAACTCAGTTAGCTTAGAAGTAAAATAATCTCAGTTAGCTCAAGAGTAAAATAATCTTTAGATAGAAATACTCGTCTTTTTATTATCTAACACCAAATATGTTATTATGTTATTTGTTGAATTCGATATTTAAATTCCAACAAATTCTACGACTAATGAAATATCCATTTCCGACGAATTATAATGAAGTAGACGTCCCATAAAACTTGTTGTCGCTCTTATGAGTTCAGGTTAAAATTGGACTCACTCTACGGAACAAAATAACTACCATTCAAAATGAAATTGTTTAAAAAATGATAATGATACATTTATTCTAGAATCTAGACAAAGTTATTAGCTTATTGCAATGCATAATGTAATTCTTTTATATCCACTCTACAGTTCTTTCTTACCTGTAACACTATTctttatttatataaaacatatCACATGGTATAAAACTGAGACGATTATagactaatggcaggtagacgagcaacaagttgcgccgctacccctttctgaatagcaaaacCTAACCTGCTAAACAcaaattctgccccttaacatgcgcggtgttactgcttaccacctgtTGAACCCGCTTGAGGAACCGCACTgcgtcaggggcgagagcgcTGAATGTATCAAAAGCGAACGGGACGAACACGTGCTGATTTTAAAACAAAGAGTTAAATTCAAAATCAGTGTCTACATCTGCCAGTAAATCCAACGACTGCGAACTTCCCCATTCTGAGAAAATATTTGGTTCAGAGGTAACCGGGGAGATAAACGTTGGTGAGTAAACTTGAAATAATTCTTCATCAAAAGTATTTGGAAAATGAACTCCAGATGATGCTGAAGGGAAGGAAAACAAAGATGGAACCGTGTCACCTTCGCCACCCAAATCCGTGGTGTTAACACTAAGGTTGGCTCTGAGATTTGAGAGCGTTTCATGTTTTTCACGCGATGGTGTTGGTGATGGCGATGGGGATGGTGATAGCAATGATGATGGAGATCGTGGTGGTCGTGGTGATGGTGACGGCGATGGTGAAGCGCGCTGGTTGCACGTGTGTTTCCCTTTGTACACAATATCAAATCCTGCAGGGTCTTCATCTTTTCTTTGCACTTGTTTTGTTGCAAAGCATTTCTGTGAATTACGGTATGAACATCTATAATAGCTTCTGCATGAGATAATATAAATAAACGTTACAACGTTTTGTTACTAATAGGTCGCATAGACTGTTGTGGGACCCATTCTATTATTATAGAATGGATCCCATGGCCGACAAGATAGAGTAATATATTTACCTTGGAAATTTAGCACCCTGAATCTCTTTCTGCCCGTACTTCCTCCAATTGTAACCGTCATCAGTGTTACCCTCTAACCCATTGTCACTACATATTCTAAGTTCATCCTCCCATGTTATGGACCCCTTCCTGTCACCAtgcaagaaaaaaaaaagatttagaGTATGTACTCTAACACAATATTAATGAGGAAGTGAAAATATAAGAATATCAAAATACCTCTTTCTCGAAAGGACGTTTTCGCCCTTCCGACCCCAAAAGGGTTGGTCAAACTCGAATTCATCACTTCCCGGGCTTCCAAAGGATATCGATGATTCAGGCAGACTGGCTGCTCGAAGGGCAGGTGCGGGAGGCTGCCCGGATGAGTCGCCACATTGAAGGACGAAAAGAGCGTTGTCATAGATTGATAAGATCTTTTGTATCAAGAATTCGCTTGTTTCGGGTGAATGCAGATTAACCTTTAGCCGTTCAGCCATTTGTAACCCTTGAGTTAGCTCATGGATGAGTGTCTTCTCATCATAACCACAAGCACTGTCCATATTCTAGATGCAGGGGATACAAGCTGAAGTGGGTTGACTTTGAAAGTCAATGAAAGTTCATTTGAGGTTGTATGATATGGAGATGGAAGGACTAAGGAGGATGGTGCAAGTGAAATGAGGGGAAGATATATGTAGGAAGTTTGATTATATGGTGGGAGAGTCAAGGACTCGAGGTTGACTGAAGAAACCGAGTGAAATTTTTAGTTTCCAACATGGACAAGCCTTTGGTCAATCCTTTAGTCAATTTGTGAGGTCTATTTTAGTCTTACTTTATTCATATTATTCCGAACAACACGTCCTACAACTCGTACAGTTTATATGGTTggttaattttttatttattattttagtagGTTATACTCCCGTAATACACTTATTGAATaataaaaatagtttttttttttgtaaataagaCAAGTGGGCGTAGAGGATAGTCATTCCATAACTTTGTAATCTTTTAGTTATAGTAATTAATATTCAACTCACTTGTAAAGTGCTTGTTACGATCATCAATTTTTTAGGAAACTTTTTAATTGATTTTACACCGTTAGCCAATGAGGTAACGAAGTAATGAAATAATTTCCATTAAATACATCAGATAATCTACGACATATTTGACtatattttattatgtttaatCATATCCATATTTTGTTATGTTTAATCATTATCTATATTGTTGAATATTAAAAATtgtacaaaatatatttatttgttaataatAACAAAATCGAACGAAAAATTGTTATGTGGTAATTGTAATTAAACATAATAACGATTAAACAAAATAGAATATTTTTAATTGTAGGAAATTATATTTGTTTGTTAATGATAACAAAATTGAAT from Helianthus annuus cultivar XRQ/B chromosome 7, HanXRQr2.0-SUNRISE, whole genome shotgun sequence includes the following:
- the LOC110868000 gene encoding probable WRKY transcription factor 53, yielding MDSACGYDEKTLIHELTQGLQMAERLKVNLHSPETSEFLIQKILSIYDNALFVLQCGDSSGQPPAPALRAASLPESSISFGSPGSDEFEFDQPFWGRKGENVLSRKRKGSITWEDELRICSDNGLEGNTDDGYNWRKYGQKEIQGAKFPRSYYRCSYRNSQKCFATKQVQRKDEDPAGFDIVYKGKHTCNQRASPSPSPSPRPPRSPSSLLSPSPSPSPTPSREKHETLSNLRANLSVNTTDLGGEGDTVPSLFSFPSASSGVHFPNTFDEELFQVYSPTFISPVTSEPNIFSEWGSSQSLDLLADVDTDFEFNSLF